One Corynebacterium efficiens YS-314 DNA segment encodes these proteins:
- a CDS encoding 2-keto-3-deoxygluconate permease has product MLDSAFRAIGKIPGALMVVPLFLGALVNTFAPGILDIGSFTTALFRDGTAVLIGLFFLAVGSQISLKTAGPALEKGGVLLVAKYGIAVVIGLSVAFFAPNGVLLGLLPLAIIAAMSNSNGSLYSALMQQFGSKTDKGAISVLSINDGPFLTMIALGAAGFADFPLTALLAAILPMLIGFALGNLSPIARNFLAPGQALIIPFVAFAIGAGIDFSVLLASGLAGVLLGLMTLVFSGGAAVLAVYLWHRIRRTPKQARNMVSGVAESAVAGNAIATPAALAAIDPSFEAIQGQATVQIAAAVVVTALIAPFMVAFVSRWQAKHGITKEAEDAYFDGNLPSTTTVASISVEADTERVGAGVGDPR; this is encoded by the coding sequence ATGTTGGATTCCGCATTCCGCGCCATTGGAAAGATCCCCGGCGCATTGATGGTGGTGCCTCTCTTCCTCGGTGCCCTGGTCAATACCTTCGCCCCGGGCATTCTGGATATCGGCAGCTTCACCACGGCTCTGTTCAGGGATGGCACCGCGGTGCTGATCGGTCTCTTCTTCCTGGCCGTTGGTTCACAGATCAGCCTGAAGACCGCGGGTCCCGCACTGGAGAAGGGCGGTGTCCTCCTGGTGGCCAAGTACGGCATCGCCGTCGTCATCGGTCTGTCCGTGGCGTTCTTCGCCCCCAACGGTGTTCTCCTCGGCCTGCTGCCCCTGGCCATCATCGCGGCGATGTCCAACTCGAATGGCTCCCTCTACAGCGCGCTCATGCAGCAGTTCGGTTCCAAGACCGACAAGGGTGCCATCTCGGTGCTCTCCATCAACGATGGACCGTTCCTCACCATGATCGCCCTCGGTGCAGCCGGCTTCGCCGACTTCCCGCTTACCGCTCTGCTCGCCGCGATCCTGCCGATGCTCATCGGTTTCGCCCTGGGCAACCTGTCGCCCATTGCACGTAACTTCCTGGCCCCGGGTCAGGCTCTGATCATCCCCTTCGTGGCCTTCGCCATCGGTGCCGGCATTGACTTCAGTGTCCTCCTGGCCTCCGGTCTGGCTGGTGTCCTCCTCGGGCTCATGACCCTGGTCTTCTCCGGTGGTGCGGCTGTCCTGGCGGTCTACCTCTGGCACCGCATCCGCCGGACCCCGAAGCAGGCACGCAACATGGTCTCCGGCGTGGCGGAAAGCGCTGTTGCCGGTAACGCGATTGCCACCCCGGCCGCACTCGCGGCGATCGATCCCTCCTTCGAGGCCATCCAGGGCCAGGCTACTGTCCAGATTGCGGCCGCAGTTGTGGTAACCGCCCTCATCGCCCCCTTCATGGTTGCCTTCGTCTCCCGCTGGCAGGCCAAGCATGGCATCACCAAGGAAGCCGAGGATGCCTACTTCGATGGCAACCTGCCATCCACCACCACGGTGGCATCCATCTCGGTGGAGGCGGACACCGAACGTGTCGGTGCCGGCGTGGGTGACCCCCGGTAA
- a CDS encoding LysR family transcriptional regulator, producing MIEARQLKYFLAVASARNFSRAADDLHISQPPLSRQIRLLEKQIGTPLFERTSQGVELTAAGSFLAERAPAILNELEEVERDVRAIGQGSMGVLRLGFVGTATHQLMPQLLKQITIQLPEVEVRVSGEKLTPDLERLLFTRQLDAAVLRPPVSSPDIELESFGVDDFMLAVHPGHPLYDQEGTIPFTDLAEHPIIAFKEGSAAEQIIRHAAHQAGFELRVAHHAPETSTVLALVSAGLGIALVPHGSIPQPMGELRMREVSGGPTIGLALAWLKGNRSPILRQLKPLLDTAALHARNIQQEEHHQSGLD from the coding sequence ATGATCGAAGCCCGCCAACTCAAGTACTTCCTCGCTGTCGCCTCCGCCCGGAACTTCAGCCGGGCCGCGGACGATCTCCACATCTCCCAGCCGCCGCTCTCCCGGCAGATCAGGTTGCTGGAAAAGCAGATCGGGACACCCCTGTTCGAACGGACAAGTCAGGGAGTGGAGCTGACCGCCGCTGGGTCCTTCCTCGCCGAGCGGGCGCCGGCCATCCTCAACGAACTGGAGGAGGTCGAACGGGATGTCCGGGCGATTGGTCAGGGATCCATGGGTGTCCTTCGATTGGGGTTCGTCGGTACAGCCACCCATCAGCTGATGCCCCAGTTGCTGAAACAGATCACCATCCAGCTCCCCGAAGTGGAGGTGCGGGTCAGTGGGGAGAAACTCACCCCTGACCTCGAGCGCCTGCTGTTCACCCGGCAGCTCGATGCCGCGGTGCTCCGACCGCCGGTGTCCTCACCGGATATTGAACTGGAGAGTTTCGGTGTGGATGATTTCATGCTCGCGGTGCATCCCGGGCATCCCCTCTATGACCAGGAGGGCACCATCCCCTTCACCGATCTGGCTGAGCACCCGATCATTGCATTCAAGGAGGGTTCAGCTGCGGAACAGATCATCAGACACGCAGCCCACCAGGCGGGATTTGAGTTGAGAGTTGCCCACCATGCACCGGAGACCTCCACGGTGCTGGCACTTGTCTCAGCAGGGCTGGGGATAGCCCTCGTGCCACACGGGTCCATCCCCCAACCGATGGGGGAGCTGCGGATGCGCGAGGTTTCGGGAGGACCAACCATCGGCCTCGCACTGGCGTGGCTCAAGGGCAACCGCTCCCCCATCCTCCGGCAACTCAAACCCCTGTTGGACACCGCCGCTCTACATGCGCGCAACATCCAACAGGAAGAACACCACCAATCCGGTCTGGATTGA
- a CDS encoding fasciclin domain-containing protein, whose product MKRILAVSGVVSLALTLAACGEDDTTTDTGTTTATATEAATMEETTTEETTTEETTTEETTAAAEGDDIVDTAAGAGSFNTLVTAIQAAGLEETLRGDGPFTVFAPTDEAFNALPEGTLDALLADPQGDLTEILTYHVVDGEVFAADVLEMDGQTVETLQGGTFTVEIEGENVVLVDTAGNRVNVTDTDIEASNGVIHVVDTVLSPTP is encoded by the coding sequence ATGAAGCGCATCCTTGCAGTATCCGGAGTTGTCAGCCTCGCACTCACCCTGGCTGCATGTGGTGAGGACGACACCACCACCGACACCGGTACCACCACCGCGACCGCCACGGAAGCCGCCACCATGGAGGAGACCACCACCGAGGAAACCACGACTGAGGAGACCACCACCGAGGAGACCACCGCTGCTGCGGAAGGCGATGACATCGTCGACACCGCCGCCGGCGCCGGTTCCTTCAACACCCTGGTCACTGCAATTCAGGCCGCCGGACTCGAGGAGACCCTCCGCGGCGACGGTCCGTTCACCGTCTTCGCCCCCACCGATGAGGCATTCAACGCCCTGCCGGAAGGCACCCTGGATGCACTGCTCGCAGACCCACAGGGTGACCTCACCGAGATCCTGACCTACCACGTCGTTGACGGCGAGGTCTTCGCCGCTGACGTCCTGGAGATGGACGGCCAGACCGTCGAGACCCTCCAGGGTGGCACCTTCACCGTGGAGATCGAGGGCGAGAACGTCGTGCTTGTCGACACCGCCGGCAACCGCGTCAATGTCACCGACACCGACATCGAAGCCAGCAACGGTGTCATCCATGTCGTCGACACCGTCCTGAGCCCCACCCCATAA
- a CDS encoding DUF1707 SHOCT-like domain-containing protein, with protein MEQTPDKRAGDAERSHALDRLGQYFADGYLDITEFDERTGKAAVARTQGELEALFADLPEQQDPQVFTAPVPRSEVSAQRELDEVLSRGKKLQRIDGAIWAIVLILFFLGTFVFSVGFAWVLFPLGAFASWGARSALDVGDEDEELIEELRSKEREERAERLRRAAERRRELGQ; from the coding sequence ATGGAACAGACACCTGATAAACGCGCGGGCGACGCCGAACGCTCCCACGCACTGGACCGGTTGGGGCAGTACTTCGCCGACGGATATCTGGACATCACCGAATTCGATGAACGCACCGGCAAGGCGGCGGTGGCGCGCACCCAGGGCGAACTTGAAGCCCTCTTTGCCGACCTGCCCGAGCAGCAGGACCCCCAGGTCTTCACCGCACCGGTGCCGCGTTCGGAGGTATCGGCCCAGCGGGAACTCGATGAGGTGCTCAGCCGGGGCAAGAAACTCCAACGCATCGACGGTGCCATCTGGGCCATCGTGCTCATCCTGTTCTTCCTGGGCACCTTCGTGTTCAGCGTGGGATTCGCCTGGGTGCTGTTCCCCCTGGGTGCCTTCGCCTCCTGGGGTGCCAGATCTGCCCTCGATGTCGGTGATGAGGATGAGGAGCTCATCGAGGAACTGCGCAGCAAGGAACGTGAGGAACGCGCCGAGCGCCTGAGGCGGGCCGCGGAGCGGCGCCGCGAGCTGGGGCAGTAA
- a CDS encoding DUF2254 domain-containing protein → MAAVQYRYKESLFAYPTLLMLAGVVLAVITTMADDELGHDTDLPFTLSMSSNAAMWLLSTVAGAMITTVGVVFSLTVVSLQLASDQFSPRVMRTFIRDRVSQQVIGLLVATFVYCVLVLPNVSGEATDPAPQISVTVAMILTVITVVGILAHLDHLAHGLQVGNVANEIVEEGLRVAGEREGVPEGLHTADLQDFREVPRDAQAIPAHRSGWVAQVDLDHLFRSTPPGTTVRMETRIGAFIHAGEPLLLVWPAPGEGAPDLGQAVEISHSRAMLQDTDFAIRQLVDIGLRALDSEDPTTTIEVTLRLGTLLRTVLTTPLAPEALRDDEGRAVIQPWNLTHAEYIDHAFDQLRLASRAQPEVFATLLRVLRMLIDHVARDHPGLVPVLDRQRRLIQESLPTDIHPEDLARLRSLASDKADPADHSR, encoded by the coding sequence TTGGCGGCGGTGCAGTACCGGTACAAGGAGAGCCTGTTCGCCTATCCCACCCTGTTGATGCTGGCAGGCGTGGTGCTGGCGGTGATCACCACGATGGCTGATGATGAGCTCGGGCATGACACGGATCTGCCGTTCACACTGTCGATGAGCAGTAACGCCGCGATGTGGCTGCTGTCCACGGTGGCGGGTGCGATGATCACCACGGTCGGTGTGGTCTTCTCCCTGACGGTGGTCAGTCTGCAGCTCGCCAGTGACCAGTTCTCGCCACGGGTGATGCGCACCTTCATCCGGGACCGGGTGAGTCAGCAGGTGATCGGACTGCTGGTGGCCACGTTCGTCTACTGCGTGCTGGTGTTGCCGAATGTCAGTGGGGAGGCCACCGACCCGGCCCCGCAGATCTCGGTGACCGTGGCGATGATCCTCACCGTGATCACCGTGGTGGGGATTCTCGCGCACCTGGATCACCTCGCCCATGGTCTGCAGGTGGGGAACGTGGCCAATGAGATCGTGGAGGAGGGTCTGCGGGTGGCCGGGGAGCGTGAGGGCGTGCCCGAGGGTTTGCACACCGCGGACCTGCAGGATTTCCGTGAGGTGCCCCGTGATGCCCAGGCCATCCCGGCCCACCGCAGCGGGTGGGTGGCGCAGGTGGACCTCGACCACCTGTTCAGATCCACCCCGCCCGGCACCACGGTGCGGATGGAAACCCGCATCGGTGCCTTCATCCATGCCGGTGAACCACTGTTGCTGGTGTGGCCGGCGCCGGGGGAGGGGGCACCGGATCTGGGGCAGGCGGTGGAGATCTCCCATTCCCGCGCGATGCTGCAGGACACTGATTTCGCCATCCGTCAGCTGGTGGATATCGGTCTGCGTGCCCTGGACAGCGAGGATCCCACCACCACCATTGAGGTCACCCTGCGGCTGGGTACCCTGTTGCGCACCGTGCTCACCACGCCCCTGGCACCCGAGGCCCTGCGAGACGATGAGGGTCGCGCGGTGATCCAGCCCTGGAATCTCACCCATGCGGAGTACATCGACCACGCCTTCGACCAGCTGCGCCTGGCCTCCCGCGCGCAACCCGAGGTGTTCGCCACCCTGCTGCGGGTGCTGCGCATGCTCATCGATCACGTTGCCCGGGACCACCCCGGGTTGGTTCCCGTCCTCGACCGCCAGCGTCGCCTCATCCAGGAATCCCTGCCCACCGACATCCACCCCGAGGACCTCGCCCGCCTGCGCTCGCTCGCCTCCGACAAGGCGGACCCGGCGGACCACAGCCGTTAA
- a CDS encoding FUSC family protein, with product MNTAVNRLTTPFTERWRRPEFRISMVQTVKIVFATTLAWWVSVNLLQTSLPFLAPWTALLTIQATAYRTLSRGVQSTIASVLGIVVTFLVGQFLGVTLWTYALAILIGMLIARIRWIREEGITVATTAIFLLSDGFTDESRNFDERMLEIIVGVLIGVLVNMLVMPPLRDRQAANYLDNVARRMGEVLENMGEEISSSWDTECVEGWIREIESVDAELDSAWSTVKFARESRRANPRHRILRKRRHVPVPVESPDWEELVQDARDGLAHLRTITHILHAATYEEGAWDTRFREQWSTIARDTGRAISDPGINTNSAQLQDRLDDLAHQMSDDEDLPRKLWPVYGSLITTLRYIVSLVDEVRVARREEILQ from the coding sequence ATGAACACAGCCGTGAACCGCCTCACCACCCCGTTTACGGAACGGTGGAGGCGACCGGAATTCCGGATCTCGATGGTGCAGACGGTCAAGATCGTCTTCGCCACCACCCTGGCGTGGTGGGTGTCGGTGAATCTCCTCCAGACCTCCCTGCCCTTCCTGGCGCCGTGGACTGCGCTGCTGACCATCCAGGCCACCGCCTACCGGACCCTGTCGCGGGGTGTGCAGTCGACGATCGCGTCGGTGCTGGGCATCGTGGTGACCTTCCTGGTGGGCCAGTTCCTGGGGGTGACTCTATGGACGTATGCGCTGGCCATCCTCATCGGCATGCTCATCGCGCGGATCAGGTGGATCCGGGAGGAGGGCATCACGGTGGCCACCACCGCGATCTTCCTGCTCAGTGATGGGTTCACCGACGAGTCACGCAATTTCGATGAACGCATGCTGGAGATCATTGTGGGTGTGCTCATCGGTGTGCTGGTGAACATGCTGGTGATGCCACCCCTGCGGGATAGACAGGCGGCGAATTACCTGGATAATGTGGCCCGGCGCATGGGCGAGGTGCTGGAGAATATGGGCGAGGAGATCTCCTCGTCGTGGGACACCGAATGCGTGGAGGGGTGGATCCGGGAGATTGAGTCGGTGGATGCGGAGTTGGATTCCGCCTGGTCCACGGTGAAGTTCGCCCGGGAGAGCAGACGTGCGAACCCCCGCCACCGGATCCTGCGTAAACGCCGGCATGTGCCCGTCCCGGTGGAGAGCCCCGATTGGGAGGAGCTGGTGCAGGATGCCCGGGATGGTCTGGCCCATCTGCGCACCATCACCCACATCCTGCACGCCGCCACCTATGAGGAGGGGGCCTGGGACACCCGCTTCCGCGAACAGTGGTCGACCATCGCCCGCGACACCGGCAGGGCGATCTCCGATCCGGGCATCAACACCAATTCCGCACAGCTGCAGGACCGCCTCGATGATCTCGCCCACCAGATGTCCGATGATGAGGACCTACCCCGCAAACTGTGGCCGGTGTACGGTTCGCTGATCACCACGCTGCGTTATATCGTCTCGCTTGTCGACGAGGTCCGCGTCGCCCGGCGCGAGGAGATCCTGCAATAA
- a CDS encoding ATP-grasp domain-containing protein encodes MLSRLDDDLHSDRPLVVFLGDNIDEEDHDVLFPAMHERGVAVVRVHPDDLVVEMTDTGIGFFVAGQRLEPDLVIGWVLDELLIPGMAHLDVFRRAGIPVINDAVTLFRAQNKYLDSSMLSLAGALGYPVLTGHDPEALEKWVRDLDGPAVIKPLVGFGGRGLRKIEGENDLQDLLTELRRDGGSYYAVPWIDNPGRDIRVYTINHQPVFAMYRYAPPGKWITNIRAGGGLAMCPLTDEIAAVARRASQAAGTLIGGIDIGENTATGELVVYEVNSCPTCEPSALEALADFLALAARDLDHALVTWEPSKVYTDLDTDPDLFHKSKRGLLRA; translated from the coding sequence ATGCTGAGCCGGCTTGACGACGACCTTCACTCCGACCGCCCCCTGGTGGTCTTCCTCGGCGACAACATTGATGAGGAAGACCACGATGTGTTGTTCCCCGCGATGCATGAACGCGGGGTGGCGGTGGTGCGCGTGCACCCGGATGACCTGGTCGTGGAAATGACCGACACCGGCATCGGGTTCTTCGTGGCGGGTCAACGCCTTGAACCCGACCTGGTGATCGGATGGGTGCTCGACGAGCTGCTCATCCCCGGCATGGCGCACCTGGATGTGTTCCGTCGCGCCGGGATCCCCGTGATCAATGATGCGGTCACCCTCTTCCGCGCGCAGAACAAGTACCTGGACAGCTCCATGCTGAGCCTGGCCGGTGCACTGGGGTATCCGGTGCTCACCGGCCACGACCCGGAGGCACTGGAGAAGTGGGTGCGGGATCTCGACGGCCCGGCGGTGATCAAACCGCTTGTCGGTTTCGGCGGACGGGGCCTGCGCAAAATCGAGGGTGAAAACGACCTGCAGGACCTCCTGACGGAGCTGCGTCGCGACGGTGGCTCCTACTACGCCGTGCCGTGGATCGATAACCCCGGCCGTGACATCCGCGTCTACACCATCAACCACCAGCCGGTGTTCGCCATGTACCGCTACGCCCCGCCGGGTAAATGGATCACCAATATCCGCGCCGGCGGTGGGTTGGCCATGTGTCCGCTCACCGACGAGATCGCTGCGGTGGCGCGCCGGGCTTCCCAGGCTGCCGGCACCCTCATCGGTGGTATCGACATCGGGGAGAACACCGCCACCGGCGAACTCGTGGTCTATGAGGTCAATTCCTGCCCCACCTGTGAGCCTTCGGCGCTTGAAGCCCTGGCGGATTTCCTCGCCCTGGCCGCCCGCGACCTCGACCACGCCCTGGTCACCTGGGAGCCGTCAAAGGTCTATACCGACCTGGACACCGATCCCGACCTCTTCCATAAGAGCAAACGGGGGCTGTTGCGCGCATAA